In Nostoc sp. CENA543, a single genomic region encodes these proteins:
- a CDS encoding acyltransferase, with the protein MQFTKEQTNIAKGVAICLMFVHHLFTYNNRLLNGNSYIPLIPFFNAEVYIGSFGNICVSMFLFLSGYGMFLGYLRSEKKLLKYSIEKVKNFYLTYWLYFLIFIPIGIFFFPKVNIWDSEQLRYLPQPRIFLENFVGWSSTYNGEWWFVWTFVISILFLFPLYMILVDRNITLVAFVSIFLWSLSSQVNPYEHLGFIYWQPSFALGIICAKLKFFSSYLIKDFDKTGWIWIFAWLLLCFILRFKFGGHRYDFIIVPFFIYFSCRAVAILSLSKLIAYLGKYSFPLWLTHSFFCYYYFQDIVYCPKWSPCIFILLTTMSLLSVLGIEILCSYFLELKKVFVKSNPHG; encoded by the coding sequence ATGCAATTTACAAAAGAACAAACAAATATTGCTAAAGGTGTAGCAATTTGTTTAATGTTTGTCCACCATCTATTTACTTACAACAACCGACTGCTAAATGGGAATAGTTATATTCCACTAATCCCCTTTTTTAATGCAGAAGTCTACATAGGTAGTTTTGGAAATATATGCGTCTCAATGTTCTTGTTTCTGTCTGGCTACGGAATGTTCCTTGGATATCTTCGCTCTGAAAAAAAACTTTTAAAATACTCAATAGAAAAAGTTAAAAATTTCTACTTGACATACTGGTTGTACTTTCTAATTTTTATACCAATTGGAATATTTTTCTTTCCAAAAGTAAATATTTGGGATTCAGAACAATTGCGTTACTTACCACAACCAAGAATATTCTTAGAAAATTTTGTAGGTTGGAGTTCAACATATAATGGGGAATGGTGGTTTGTTTGGACGTTTGTTATTAGCATTCTGTTTCTATTTCCCTTGTACATGATATTAGTAGACAGAAATATTACTTTAGTCGCTTTTGTAAGCATATTTTTATGGTCTTTAAGCTCACAAGTAAATCCTTACGAGCATCTCGGTTTTATTTATTGGCAACCATCGTTCGCATTAGGAATAATATGCGCTAAATTAAAATTCTTTTCAAGTTATCTAATTAAAGATTTTGACAAAACTGGATGGATTTGGATCTTTGCTTGGCTGTTGCTGTGTTTTATTCTGAGATTTAAATTTGGTGGACATAGATATGATTTTATCATAGTACCTTTTTTTATATATTTTTCTTGTAGAGCGGTAGCGATACTAAGTTTGTCTAAATTGATTGCTTACTTAGGTAAATATTCATTTCCTCTGTGGCTCACCCATTCTTTCTTCTGTTACTACTACTTCCAAGATATTGTTTATTGCCCGAAATGGTCTCCTTGCATATTTATACTATTAACAACGATGTCACTTCTGTCAGTTTTAGGCATAGAGATATTGTGTTCTTATTTTCTAGAACTTAAGAAAGTGTTTGTAAAAAGTAATCCTCATGGCTAA
- a CDS encoding secondary thiamine-phosphate synthase enzyme YjbQ, whose product MTHFQKLLRITTNGKSFHNITSKIAAIVAESGVETGLCTLFLRHTSASLVIQENADPDVLVDLANFMAKLVPESGQYIHDAEGADDMPAHIRTALTHTSEHIPINRGHLVLGTWQGIYIWEHRQRSHSRELVVHISG is encoded by the coding sequence ATGACACACTTCCAAAAACTACTAAGAATTACTACTAACGGCAAATCCTTTCACAACATCACCTCAAAAATCGCAGCGATAGTTGCTGAATCGGGAGTAGAAACCGGACTTTGCACTTTATTTCTACGCCACACTTCTGCTAGTTTAGTCATCCAAGAAAACGCCGATCCTGATGTACTCGTTGACTTAGCTAACTTTATGGCAAAACTCGTACCAGAATCAGGTCAATATATTCATGATGCCGAAGGCGCAGATGATATGCCAGCACATATCCGCACAGCACTAACACACACATCAGAACATATACCTATTAATCGAGGTCATTTAGTGCTAGGAACTTGGCAAGGAATCTATATTTGGGAACATCGGCAGCGCAGTCACTCCAGAGAATTAGTAGTTCACATTTCCGGATAG
- a CDS encoding Nif3-like dinuclear metal center hexameric protein: MKIADLITWFEAWANPTWCESWDNCGWQVEPGVLQESARVLVCLTPTLAVMEEAIALNANLIFAHHPLIFSPPKSFRTGEPITEMVRLAFTHNIGIYTAHTNFDQVADGTADVLAQILELKDVAPIVPTQNGLGYGRVGLLAPFLTLQELLTVIQTRLTPPDLIFSPSVDLQKTISKVAVLGGSGASFISAVVKTGAQAYLTADCKFHQFQESRDRHLILIDAGHYATERPACDRLVQKFQSLNLDWVQLSTKDEDFRQFFQS; the protein is encoded by the coding sequence ATGAAAATTGCTGATTTAATTACTTGGTTTGAAGCATGGGCAAATCCGACTTGGTGCGAAAGTTGGGATAACTGTGGCTGGCAGGTTGAACCAGGTGTATTACAAGAGTCCGCGAGGGTGTTGGTATGTTTAACACCAACATTAGCTGTCATGGAAGAAGCGATCGCCTTAAATGCTAATCTAATTTTTGCCCATCATCCCCTTATTTTTAGCCCTCCCAAATCTTTCCGCACAGGTGAACCAATTACCGAAATGGTGCGGTTAGCCTTCACCCACAACATCGGGATCTATACAGCCCACACCAATTTTGATCAAGTCGCCGACGGTACAGCTGACGTATTAGCACAAATCTTAGAACTTAAAGATGTCGCCCCCATCGTTCCCACCCAAAACGGTTTAGGTTATGGACGTGTGGGATTATTAGCACCATTCTTGACGCTACAAGAACTACTCACAGTCATTCAAACCCGCCTTACCCCCCCAGATTTAATCTTTTCCCCCAGTGTTGACTTACAAAAGACAATTTCCAAAGTAGCGGTTTTAGGGGGTTCAGGGGCTAGCTTTATTAGTGCAGTAGTGAAAACCGGCGCACAAGCGTATCTGACAGCCGATTGTAAATTCCATCAATTCCAAGAAAGCCGCGATCGCCATCTCATTTTAATTGATGCCGGACACTATGCCACAGAACGCCCCGCCTGCGATCGCCTAGTCCAAAAATTCCAGTCCTTAAACCTCGATTGGGTACAACTCAGCACCAAAGACGAAGACTTCCGCCAATTTTTTCAATCTTAG
- a CDS encoding DUF6679 family protein: MLHRKIYQLCCDGREVCVFLRDQQRWIERARIIDIEGDLVTLRYETEEEDEVCSWEEMVRLESIGAVTQKLASVPRGNVEPLLTDDCPEAERIRNHYPDSNPE; this comes from the coding sequence ATGCTACACCGCAAGATTTATCAACTGTGTTGCGATGGGCGGGAGGTATGCGTATTCTTGCGGGACCAGCAACGCTGGATAGAACGCGCCCGCATCATCGACATAGAGGGAGATTTAGTGACCTTGCGCTATGAAACAGAGGAGGAAGACGAGGTTTGTTCTTGGGAGGAAATGGTGCGCCTCGAAAGTATCGGTGCTGTCACTCAGAAACTAGCTTCAGTCCCACGCGGGAATGTAGAACCGCTCTTGACTGACGACTGTCCAGAAGCCGAACGTATCCGCAACCACTACCCTGACTCCAATCCTGAGTAA
- a CDS encoding ATP-grasp domain-containing protein, giving the protein MIVLSEASDQLEPSASARDIMASTEAARIIGCRVYYIPQDFTVCETAENALIHIPQQQPTAAAVWIGFIPTPQRYDAIYRAALIKGIKLLNNPEQHLRVQEFDRAYPLLTGLTPETVVIASIEECKDAAAKLGFPVFVKGVVQSLKVRGPEACVANSIEELESLTGAYLRLAAHSRGRVLVRKFIQLRHERKSGQGFPLGREYRLFIYNRQVIGMGYYWQGQDKLKDLSSDEQEAIMGLALKASQRLEVPYVALDIGQLENEQWVIIETGDPQFSGVSEIPLLQLWARIQEIDDSLI; this is encoded by the coding sequence ATGATCGTATTGAGTGAAGCATCCGATCAACTAGAACCATCTGCTAGTGCTAGAGATATTATGGCTTCTACTGAAGCTGCTCGTATTATTGGTTGTCGTGTTTATTACATACCACAAGATTTTACGGTATGCGAAACAGCTGAAAATGCGCTGATTCATATCCCACAGCAACAGCCTACTGCTGCTGCGGTTTGGATTGGATTTATCCCTACTCCCCAACGATATGATGCTATTTATCGAGCCGCTTTGATTAAGGGGATTAAACTCCTCAATAATCCTGAGCAACATCTAAGAGTACAAGAGTTTGATCGAGCTTACCCATTATTGACAGGCTTAACCCCAGAGACAGTAGTCATCGCCAGTATAGAAGAGTGCAAAGACGCAGCAGCTAAACTCGGCTTCCCTGTTTTCGTCAAAGGAGTAGTTCAATCACTAAAGGTACGGGGGCCAGAGGCGTGTGTGGCCAATAGCATTGAGGAGTTAGAATCACTCACAGGAGCATACCTGCGGTTAGCTGCTCATTCGCGAGGACGTGTATTAGTAAGAAAGTTTATCCAATTGCGCCATGAGCGAAAATCAGGTCAAGGGTTTCCATTAGGTCGGGAATACCGTCTATTTATTTACAATAGACAAGTTATAGGGATGGGGTATTATTGGCAGGGACAAGACAAGCTCAAAGATTTATCTTCAGATGAACAAGAAGCGATCATGGGTTTAGCTTTAAAGGCAAGTCAAAGACTAGAAGTACCTTATGTAGCATTGGATATAGGGCAATTAGAGAATGAACAATGGGTAATAATTGAGACAGGTGATCCACAATTTTCTGGCGTAAGTGAGATACCTCTCTTGCAGCTATGGGCTAGAATACAGGAAATAGATGACTCACTAATATAG
- a CDS encoding site-2 protease family protein, whose protein sequence is MPYLLYPILITILALFIQYFMTFLQLCKARFQYPKYEVIDTEQVPTYFQDLLQTPIQELEQLGFKPFSYIQYQPMVQANQQPNWEILLYNKSCKTYATIVTNRLVELVNLFDIEFYTFFQDKTLLLTVNCKKHGFIEEIPHAIVQDAYAHDVSIQWLHHQDKLNKLILEKLPCALAPKDFAKALQIFIGNYVKHLSQIGKISPIKETALFQLHWLTALKIVYQIVQGNNKTANIHQQRRQKAKTQPSLQTKIPIELEVASFKHMQQMQQGLLSKQLRTWLFLGSIAVFAASFTKFLTFQSVLIFIIVILFHEGGHILAMKLFGYQDTSVLFVPFLGAFATGHKHEATLSQKFWISLAGPLPGLILGMIIAIFTPHTGDNFAWLRQTSWILMFMNLFNLLPIYPLDGGKIANLLLFSRIPFADVAFKSIGLVIFFLLGKQEPGLLVFLILVAFSIPGDFRNAQVSNKLQQEIKRSQPENQEHLLHTIFQYLQQRGYDKLPFQTKYTLVKDLMQRYYESSGKLTTRFVLMIFYCFSLFGGMIGSLQATIPGWLNVVPHLFETPQQSYERFAQKRKAEIADLTATLSKNPNDVNAYKKRARLRMMMRDEEGALADYNQVIRLTPNDISSRLTRAGMRRKLLDYPGAMQDYNEVLRLNPKDFIAYQQRAYLRRQMQDYKGAIADYNQIIKLNPQNRWVYLSRGEAKQQLKDYKGALADAEYMIKRYPQSYEAYQLRSQVRRSLGDTQGAIADQQVADKLLTKMEEEDPT, encoded by the coding sequence ATGCCATATTTGCTTTACCCCATCCTGATTACGATTTTGGCTTTGTTTATCCAATATTTCATGACCTTCTTACAACTTTGCAAAGCCAGATTTCAGTACCCTAAATACGAAGTTATTGACACAGAGCAAGTTCCGACGTACTTTCAAGATTTATTGCAAACTCCCATCCAAGAACTGGAACAACTGGGTTTTAAGCCATTTAGCTACATACAATATCAACCAATGGTGCAAGCTAATCAGCAACCAAATTGGGAAATTCTCTTATATAACAAGTCTTGTAAGACCTACGCCACAATCGTTACTAACCGTTTAGTTGAACTTGTAAATTTATTTGACATTGAGTTTTACACATTTTTTCAGGATAAAACCTTATTGTTAACTGTAAACTGTAAAAAGCATGGTTTTATTGAAGAAATTCCCCATGCGATTGTTCAAGATGCTTATGCTCATGATGTTTCCATTCAATGGTTACATCACCAAGATAAACTCAATAAGTTAATTCTGGAAAAATTACCCTGTGCTTTAGCACCAAAAGATTTTGCTAAAGCACTACAGATATTCATTGGTAATTATGTCAAACATCTCAGTCAAATAGGTAAAATATCACCAATTAAAGAAACAGCATTATTTCAATTACATTGGTTAACTGCACTCAAAATAGTTTACCAAATCGTCCAAGGTAATAACAAAACAGCCAATATACATCAGCAACGCCGACAAAAAGCTAAAACTCAACCCAGTCTGCAAACCAAGATTCCGATCGAATTGGAAGTTGCTAGCTTCAAACATATGCAGCAAATGCAGCAGGGTTTGCTTAGTAAACAACTCCGCACTTGGCTATTTTTAGGAAGCATTGCAGTGTTTGCAGCTAGCTTTACCAAGTTTCTCACCTTCCAAAGTGTACTGATATTTATTATTGTGATTTTATTCCACGAAGGTGGACATATCCTAGCCATGAAATTGTTTGGTTATCAGGATACTTCTGTGTTATTTGTGCCATTTTTAGGTGCTTTTGCAACAGGACACAAACATGAAGCGACTCTAAGTCAAAAATTTTGGATATCGCTGGCAGGCCCGTTACCAGGGTTAATTTTGGGGATGATTATAGCCATCTTTACACCCCACACTGGTGATAATTTCGCTTGGTTACGCCAAACAAGTTGGATATTGATGTTTATGAATTTATTCAACTTGCTACCAATTTATCCTTTAGATGGGGGAAAGATTGCCAATTTACTTTTATTTTCTCGCATACCTTTTGCTGATGTAGCATTTAAATCAATTGGCTTAGTGATATTTTTCCTGTTGGGAAAACAAGAACCAGGACTGTTAGTATTTTTGATTTTGGTAGCTTTTAGTATTCCTGGTGATTTTCGCAATGCTCAAGTTAGTAACAAATTACAGCAGGAAATCAAACGCAGTCAACCGGAAAATCAAGAGCATCTGTTACACACTATCTTCCAATATTTACAGCAACGGGGATATGACAAATTACCATTTCAAACTAAATACACCTTAGTCAAAGATTTAATGCAGCGATATTACGAATCTAGTGGGAAGTTGACTACTAGATTTGTATTGATGATTTTTTACTGTTTCAGTTTGTTCGGAGGGATGATTGGTAGTTTACAAGCAACCATTCCTGGTTGGTTAAATGTCGTACCTCACCTATTTGAAACTCCTCAGCAAAGTTATGAACGTTTTGCCCAAAAAAGAAAAGCAGAAATTGCTGATTTGACTGCTACTTTGAGTAAAAATCCCAATGATGTGAATGCTTATAAAAAACGCGCCAGGTTACGGATGATGATGCGGGACGAGGAGGGTGCATTGGCAGATTATAACCAAGTCATTCGCTTAACACCAAATGATATTTCATCTCGCCTAACCCGTGCTGGGATGCGTAGAAAATTGTTAGATTATCCAGGCGCGATGCAAGATTATAACGAAGTTTTACGCTTGAATCCAAAAGACTTCATAGCTTATCAGCAACGTGCTTATTTACGCAGACAGATGCAAGACTATAAAGGTGCGATCGCTGATTACAATCAAATTATTAAATTAAATCCCCAAAATCGCTGGGTTTATCTTTCACGGGGAGAAGCCAAGCAACAACTCAAAGACTACAAAGGCGCGTTGGCTGATGCAGAGTACATGATTAAGCGATATCCGCAGTCGTATGAAGCTTATCAACTGCGGAGTCAAGTCCGGCGGAGTTTAGGAGATACCCAAGGTGCGATCGCTGACCAACAAGTAGCAGATAAACTATTAACTAAAATGGAAGAAGAAGACCCAACCTAG
- a CDS encoding PAS domain-containing sensor histidine kinase, protein MTVNHTPVTCTRKGQRVDETLKLSTPTDCPQQTITWLERIADNLPGVIFRFLCKPDGSRSVLYVSSGSQKLCELTPEVIKADWQALFNILYPEDINSFTESLSVAYATVSPWCWQGRIITPSGQLKWLDCNSHLELQANGDVLWDGLILDITDRKQAQLQLQATERRYQAILDAIPDLMFRISRDGEYLDLKGDGANVSLSRDAIIGRNLQEVLPSDVAAIGQEMIHTTLNTGNLQTCEYQLSTPLIWRDYEARLVVSGHDEVLAIVRDITERKQAESTLQNLAQKFAKAFNCSPDPITISTFQEGRYVEVNDSFVKLSGYERHEAVGRTAWELNIWVDERDRLKLIQQLQTQGAVRNLVLPFRCKSGEVITSTLSAEVMDLDGVPHIIAINHDITAQQLAAHRDRILAATLVRIRSSLNLEEILQTTVTEIRQFLQTDRVFIGIDDPKLGAKIVAESVNPQYPAVLDWKSGDDSYMQELRTIFRTHRVRTVADVSKVEISPQLRHIYQQFHTKATLALPIFVGDKLFGAVVANQCSTTRNWQPIEIDLLQQISEQLAIAIQQVKLYQELADLNASLEQQVEERTAQLQQKMQELAEMQRVKDVILHTVAHDLRTSVIGNLMVLRNLLGMAGGQGGRVQGAGGEKDDAQFPMPNTPCPIPVSSSIIERMIQGNERQLRMLDSLLEIHTCEAQGMTLQPEMVQFSHLFDRIIRDLQPLLCQNQANINNLLPANLPLVMVDISKLQKVLLNLFTHSLQHNPPGLQFTVKAKVENGMIRTCIQENGVSISKLECDRLFDLYVRDPQASCSTLISLQMYLCRQIIQAHGGEIGVISHRKRGLTFWFTLPLPV, encoded by the coding sequence ATGACCGTTAACCATACACCAGTTACTTGCACAAGAAAGGGTCAAAGAGTGGATGAAACTTTGAAATTATCGACTCCAACAGATTGTCCACAGCAAACAATCACTTGGTTAGAAAGAATTGCTGACAATTTACCAGGAGTGATTTTTCGGTTTCTCTGCAAACCAGATGGTTCTCGGTCTGTCTTATATGTCAGTTCTGGTAGTCAAAAACTGTGTGAATTAACACCAGAAGTTATCAAAGCTGACTGGCAAGCATTATTTAATATACTTTATCCAGAGGACATCAATAGTTTTACAGAATCTCTATCTGTAGCCTATGCTACTGTGAGTCCCTGGTGTTGGCAAGGTCGCATCATCACCCCTAGTGGTCAACTGAAATGGCTAGACTGTAATTCCCACCTAGAACTACAGGCTAACGGTGATGTGCTGTGGGATGGGTTGATTTTGGATATTACAGACCGCAAACAAGCACAACTACAATTACAAGCGACCGAAAGACGGTATCAAGCCATCTTGGATGCAATTCCTGATTTAATGTTTCGCATTAGTCGAGATGGTGAATATCTTGATTTAAAAGGTGATGGGGCAAATGTAAGTTTATCGCGGGACGCAATCATTGGGCGAAACTTACAGGAAGTTTTACCCAGTGATGTCGCCGCTATTGGTCAGGAAATGATTCACACAACCCTAAATACAGGCAATTTACAAACCTGTGAATATCAGCTATCAACCCCTCTCATCTGGCGAGATTATGAGGCGCGGTTAGTAGTGAGTGGTCATGATGAAGTATTAGCTATTGTCAGGGATATCACGGAACGCAAACAAGCAGAAAGCACATTACAAAACTTGGCACAAAAATTTGCCAAAGCCTTTAATTGCAGTCCTGACCCGATTACTATCAGCACCTTTCAGGAAGGACGCTACGTAGAAGTAAATGATAGTTTTGTCAAACTCTCCGGTTATGAACGCCATGAAGCAGTCGGTCGTACAGCCTGGGAATTAAATATTTGGGTGGATGAGCGCGATCGCCTAAAATTAATTCAACAACTACAAACCCAAGGGGCTGTCCGCAACCTGGTTTTACCATTTCGTTGCAAATCTGGAGAAGTCATTACCTCAACACTTTCAGCCGAAGTCATGGATTTAGATGGTGTTCCCCACATTATCGCCATTAACCATGACATCACAGCCCAACAATTAGCCGCACACCGCGATCGCATTTTAGCTGCAACCCTAGTCAGAATTCGTTCTTCCCTGAATTTAGAGGAAATTCTACAAACCACTGTCACAGAAATTCGGCAATTTTTGCAAACAGACCGAGTATTTATTGGGATTGATGATCCAAAACTCGGCGCGAAAATTGTTGCGGAATCTGTCAATCCCCAATATCCGGCGGTATTAGATTGGAAAAGCGGCGACGATAGTTATATGCAAGAATTACGCACCATTTTTAGAACTCATCGGGTGCGTACTGTCGCAGATGTCAGTAAAGTTGAGATATCGCCCCAATTAAGACATATATATCAACAATTTCACACCAAAGCCACCCTAGCCCTCCCCATCTTTGTCGGTGACAAATTATTTGGTGCAGTGGTGGCTAACCAATGTTCCACGACACGCAATTGGCAACCCATCGAAATTGATTTATTACAACAAATCTCAGAACAACTGGCGATCGCCATCCAACAAGTCAAACTCTACCAAGAATTAGCCGACCTTAACGCCAGTCTCGAACAGCAAGTAGAAGAACGCACCGCCCAACTGCAACAAAAAATGCAGGAATTAGCAGAAATGCAACGCGTCAAAGACGTAATATTACACACCGTCGCCCACGATTTACGTACCTCTGTCATCGGTAACTTGATGGTTTTAAGGAATCTTCTGGGAATGGCAGGGGGGCAGGGGGGCAGGGTGCAGGGGGCAGGGGGGGAAAAAGACGATGCCCAATTCCCCATGCCCAATACCCCATGCCCCATTCCCGTTTCTAGCTCCATCATTGAACGAATGATTCAAGGCAATGAGCGACAATTGCGAATGCTAGATTCATTATTAGAAATTCATACTTGCGAAGCTCAAGGAATGACTCTGCAACCAGAAATGGTGCAATTTAGTCATTTATTTGACAGAATTATTCGCGATTTACAACCCTTATTGTGTCAAAATCAAGCAAATATCAACAATCTACTCCCTGCAAATTTACCCTTGGTGATGGTTGACATCTCCAAGTTACAGAAAGTTTTGCTGAATTTGTTTACTCATAGCCTGCAACATAACCCCCCAGGACTTCAATTTACTGTTAAAGCCAAAGTAGAAAATGGGATGATTCGCACTTGTATCCAAGAAAACGGGGTCAGTATCAGTAAACTAGAGTGCGATCGCCTATTTGATTTGTATGTGCGTGATCCTCAAGCTTCTTGTTCCACACTCATCAGCTTACAAATGTATCTTTGTCGCCAAATTATTCAAGCCCACGGCGGCGAAATCGGCGTAATTAGCCATCGTAAGCGCGGTTTAACCTTCTGGTTTACCTTACCTCTTCCTGTCTAA
- a CDS encoding ShlB/FhaC/HecB family hemolysin secretion/activation protein — protein MNRFTVKNHILKPVFNTYILNKSVSIISVLKPITIVLFIAIALGNEQQAIAQTINRNSVPTTTPDRDLPSDVLPPPSEPEPLLPPVQTPDQSTPTPEDPNAKFQVDRIEVVGSTVFSPAEFAKITSPFVGREVSFAELLQVKDAITKLYTDQGYVTTGAVIAPQTIEAGVVKIQVIEGSLSEIKVRGNRRLRTQYIRDRIRLGAGKPLNVPQLLEKLQLLRLDPRIQNLSAELQMGVTPGTNILQVEIQEADTFSLTTTLDNGRSPSVGSLRRGVEIQELNLLGFGDTLSAAYTNTDGSNTLNFNYNLPVNANNGTVSLSFNQGWNRVIEEPFTVLDIQSNTKSYEIGYRQPLILKPTQELAVGISFSRQESQTELGLDNIGGFPLSPGADAEGRTNISALRFTQEYTQRSNEEVFAARSQFSLGVDWLGANVNADEPDSRFFSWRGQTQWVRQLAPDTLFLARGDLQLATTSLVPLEQFGLGGQQTVRGYRQDTLLTDNGLLVTAELRLPVYRTPKSETVLQLAPFIDVGTGWNTNSRNPSPSTLIGTGLGLLWKQGDHFSARLDWGIPLTSVEGDKRSLQENGLYFSVRYSPF, from the coding sequence GTGAACCGATTTACCGTAAAAAACCATATTCTTAAACCAGTATTTAATACCTACATCTTAAATAAAAGTGTAAGTATTATTTCTGTATTAAAACCTATAACAATAGTATTATTTATAGCTATTGCCTTGGGGAATGAGCAGCAAGCGATCGCTCAAACTATCAATCGTAACTCCGTACCAACTACTACTCCAGATCGCGATTTACCATCGGATGTGCTACCACCACCATCCGAGCCAGAGCCATTACTTCCGCCTGTACAAACACCCGATCAGTCAACTCCCACACCAGAAGATCCCAACGCCAAATTTCAGGTTGATCGCATTGAAGTTGTGGGAAGTACAGTTTTTTCTCCAGCAGAGTTTGCTAAGATTACATCTCCCTTTGTCGGTAGAGAAGTCTCATTTGCAGAGCTATTGCAAGTGAAAGATGCAATTACCAAGCTTTACACTGATCAAGGCTATGTCACCACCGGGGCTGTCATTGCACCCCAAACAATAGAAGCGGGAGTGGTGAAAATTCAGGTGATTGAGGGTAGTTTGTCAGAAATTAAAGTTAGAGGTAATCGTCGATTACGTACTCAATATATTCGCGATCGCATCCGCTTGGGTGCAGGTAAACCCCTGAATGTCCCACAATTACTAGAAAAACTGCAATTATTGCGTCTCGATCCACGCATTCAAAACCTATCAGCCGAATTACAGATGGGTGTCACGCCTGGAACTAATATCCTGCAAGTGGAAATTCAAGAAGCTGATACCTTCTCACTGACTACAACTTTAGATAATGGGCGATCGCCTAGTGTCGGTAGTTTGCGGCGGGGTGTGGAAATCCAAGAATTGAATTTATTGGGTTTCGGAGATACTTTGAGTGCAGCATACACTAATACCGACGGTAGCAATACCCTTAACTTTAATTACAACCTGCCAGTGAATGCTAACAACGGTACTGTCTCGTTGAGTTTTAACCAAGGGTGGAATCGTGTGATTGAAGAACCATTCACCGTCCTAGATATTCAATCAAACACTAAATCTTACGAAATCGGCTATCGCCAACCACTGATTCTCAAACCCACCCAGGAATTAGCTGTAGGAATATCATTTTCCCGTCAAGAAAGTCAAACCGAGTTAGGTCTTGATAATATTGGTGGATTTCCCCTATCTCCCGGTGCAGATGCAGAAGGTAGAACCAATATTTCCGCTTTGCGCTTTACCCAAGAGTATACCCAGCGCAGCAATGAGGAAGTTTTTGCAGCGCGATCGCAATTTAGTTTGGGGGTAGATTGGTTAGGGGCAAACGTCAATGCAGATGAACCAGATAGCCGCTTTTTCAGTTGGCGGGGACAAACTCAATGGGTGCGACAACTAGCACCAGACACACTATTTTTAGCTAGAGGCGATCTACAACTAGCTACTACTTCCCTCGTTCCCTTAGAGCAATTTGGTTTGGGTGGACAGCAAACTGTACGGGGTTATCGTCAAGATACCTTACTTACAGATAATGGTTTATTAGTAACAGCAGAATTACGCCTACCCGTCTACCGGACTCCGAAATCAGAGACAGTATTACAACTTGCACCTTTTATTGATGTAGGTACAGGCTGGAATACTAACAGCAGAAATCCATCCCCAAGTACATTGATCGGTACTGGGTTAGGACTATTGTGGAAACAAGGTGATCATTTCTCCGCCAGATTAGATTGGGGTATTCCCTTAACCTCAGTAGAAGGTGATAAACGCAGTCTCCAAGAAAATGGCTTGTATTTTTCTGTTAGGTATTCACCATTCTAA